The Bacteroidota bacterium genome includes a region encoding these proteins:
- a CDS encoding DNA internalization-related competence protein ComEC/Rec2 codes for MTRYRGEAMGGFTNRPAVKFLAPFMTGIALGWHWPFSGPVALCALFVASSVLIVIAIIGRPAPMRPLFLFLLILLFGILKITYDSRIAPADAIADEIKPGQRCVVRGAVTDLPDLTRPFVRFVVEAESIRTGDEGFRSVSGGILVSAAREGTDSVNFAAFVYGSRVVLTGELARPLRARNPGEFDQRAYLHLNNIDARMFLAPGELTAIGPPSKSDYLANFVAPVRRSVGIRIDRLIGGTESRFLKGLITGDRGGIPMEVKTAFINSGVMHILAVSGLHVAIVVMILLALLQAARVPEIPRIIVTCLLLVYYNFLTGGAASVTRSVLMAIVFLGGKLSQRKPDFYNTLAVSALPILLIDSKQFFDPGFQLSFAAVFSLVYLYPRLDAMCKLLPHAFRQISPLMYALSAFCVSLSAGIGTLPFTSYYFGKISIVGIAANIIVVPLSNVILAAGMLAVALSYVWGWLASVYAGATGFLTNALLYSVEYFGSLPFAYLTSHFTFWSSVLFYGGLGIAIGMTRPGSRKTALIALFISADVFLFVDILRPVGPGTLRVTFLDVGQGDAELVELPGGRKLLVDAGPKNTSGDAGERFVGPFLAREGIGKINAIVLTHPHSDHLGGIPYLLRHFGVGEVVDAGSGANSSLYREYVHVIDSLAVPRRIVRAGFTLDAAEGVRLYVLHPSGRFAARDTLKHGNLNNQSVVLKLVYERTSLLLAGDAEREAEERMVAVYGDWLRCDGLKAGHHGSITSSSEPFLDRVRPSVAVVSVGARNKFRLPSERVLRRFAERGVEYFRTDESGAVVLESDGEKWSVVDWR; via the coding sequence ATGACACGTTACAGGGGGGAGGCAATGGGAGGATTCACCAACCGTCCGGCGGTGAAGTTCTTAGCACCGTTTATGACCGGTATCGCCCTGGGATGGCACTGGCCGTTTAGCGGGCCGGTGGCCCTTTGCGCTCTGTTTGTCGCCTCATCCGTATTGATTGTCATCGCTATCATCGGCCGCCCTGCGCCGATGCGGCCTCTCTTCCTTTTCCTCCTGATTCTCCTTTTCGGAATCCTCAAGATCACGTATGATTCGAGAATCGCCCCCGCGGATGCGATCGCGGACGAGATCAAGCCCGGGCAGAGGTGTGTCGTCCGGGGAGCGGTCACCGATCTTCCTGATCTGACCCGGCCCTTTGTCCGATTCGTGGTGGAGGCGGAGAGCATCCGCACCGGGGATGAGGGATTTCGATCCGTTTCTGGAGGCATACTCGTGAGCGCAGCCAGGGAGGGAACCGATAGCGTTAATTTTGCAGCGTTTGTCTATGGCAGCAGAGTTGTTCTCACCGGCGAATTGGCCCGGCCGTTGCGTGCCCGCAACCCGGGGGAGTTTGACCAGCGGGCCTACCTGCACCTGAATAACATCGACGCGAGAATGTTTCTTGCTCCCGGGGAACTCACCGCCATCGGACCGCCTTCGAAGTCGGATTATCTCGCGAATTTCGTCGCTCCCGTGCGAAGGTCGGTGGGAATCCGGATCGACCGGCTGATCGGGGGGACCGAGTCGAGATTTCTGAAAGGACTCATAACCGGAGACCGGGGCGGCATCCCGATGGAGGTCAAAACGGCGTTCATCAATTCCGGGGTCATGCATATTCTCGCCGTCTCCGGGCTGCACGTGGCGATTGTGGTCATGATCCTCCTCGCACTGCTGCAGGCGGCGCGTGTCCCGGAGATACCCCGGATCATCGTGACATGCCTTCTCCTCGTGTATTATAACTTTCTCACCGGCGGGGCCGCATCGGTGACCCGCTCTGTGCTCATGGCGATCGTGTTCCTGGGAGGGAAACTTTCGCAGAGGAAGCCGGATTTCTATAACACCCTCGCGGTTTCCGCTCTTCCCATTCTTCTAATCGACTCCAAGCAATTCTTCGACCCGGGTTTCCAGCTCTCATTTGCCGCCGTCTTCTCGCTGGTTTACCTCTATCCCAGGCTGGATGCAATGTGCAAATTGCTTCCCCACGCCTTCCGGCAGATCTCCCCGCTCATGTACGCTCTTTCCGCCTTCTGCGTCTCTCTCTCCGCCGGCATCGGAACGCTCCCGTTCACATCCTATTATTTTGGGAAAATCTCGATCGTGGGTATTGCGGCAAATATCATCGTGGTCCCGCTCTCAAACGTCATTCTTGCCGCGGGGATGCTGGCTGTAGCTCTGTCTTATGTCTGGGGCTGGCTCGCCTCCGTCTATGCCGGCGCCACGGGGTTTCTGACGAACGCCCTGCTTTATTCGGTCGAATACTTCGGAAGTCTTCCGTTTGCTTATCTGACCTCCCACTTTACGTTTTGGTCCTCGGTCTTGTTCTATGGCGGATTGGGGATTGCGATCGGAATGACCCGGCCCGGCTCGAGGAAGACTGCGCTGATCGCGCTTTTCATCTCGGCCGATGTCTTTCTTTTCGTCGACATCCTCAGGCCCGTCGGGCCGGGGACGCTTAGGGTGACCTTTCTCGACGTCGGGCAGGGGGATGCGGAACTCGTCGAGCTGCCCGGCGGAAGGAAACTCCTTGTAGACGCGGGCCCGAAGAACACTTCAGGGGATGCAGGTGAGAGGTTCGTGGGGCCATTCCTGGCGAGGGAGGGGATAGGCAAGATCAACGCGATCGTGCTCACCCATCCTCACAGCGATCACCTCGGAGGAATTCCTTACCTGCTGAGGCACTTCGGGGTCGGCGAGGTAGTGGATGCCGGCTCCGGGGCGAACTCCTCGCTCTACCGGGAGTATGTCCACGTTATCGATTCGCTCGCCGTTCCGAGGAGAATCGTGCGTGCGGGCTTCACGCTAGACGCCGCGGAGGGGGTTCGCCTTTACGTGTTGCACCCGTCCGGCAGGTTTGCCGCCCGGGACACGCTGAAGCATGGGAACCTCAACAATCAATCGGTGGTCCTCAAGCTGGTGTACGAACGCACTTCACTGTTGCTCGCGGGAGACGCGGAAAGAGAGGCGGAGGAGAGGATGGTCGCGGTCTACGGCGACTGGCTCCGGTGCGATGGGTTGAAAGCGGGGCATCACGGGAGCATCACAAGTAGTTCCGAACCATTTCTCGACCGGGTGAGGCCTTCGGTCGCAGTTGTCTCGGTGGGCGCAAGAAATAAATTTCGCCTCCCCTCGGAGAGGGTCCTCCGGCGATTCGCAGAGAGGGGGGTGGAGTATTTCAGGACCGACGAATCGGGTGCGGTCGTCCTCGAATCGGACGGAGAAAAGTGGAGCGTGGTGGATTGGCGGTAG
- a CDS encoding methylmalonyl-CoA mutase family protein, whose product MSTTHKSSPRSSKETKPAAAPAVVRTDSGIVIEPVYNPVPFDYESRLGSPGEYPFTRGIYPTMYRGRLWTMRQYAGFGSAREANQRYRYLLGHGTTGLSVAFDLPTQMGYDSDHPMADGEVGNVGVAIDSLEDMEALFEGIRLDAITTSMTINSTAAILLCMYVALAKKQGADLTKLSGTVQNDILKEYIARGTYIYPPVPSMRLVTDIFTWCRDHLPKWNTISISGYHIREAGATAVQELAFTFSNAIAYVQAALDSGLEIDTFGPQLSFFFNAHNNLFEEIAKFRAARRLWAHIMKDRFKAINPETMKLRFHAQTGGSTLTAQQIDNNVVRVSLQAMGAVLGGCQSLHTNGRDEALSLPSEEAARLALRTQQIIARETGVTNTVDPLGGSYFLEELTDAVERGAVEYIARVDAMGGAVKAIEQQFYQNEIAESAYRHQKEVEAKQKVVVGVNEFVVPEGGGAGARRSNEEVQFRQIESVRSVRSRRDPSKVASTLRGLERAARGDENVIPHILASVEALATLGEISDLLRGAWGEYGH is encoded by the coding sequence ATGAGTACGACACACAAATCGAGCCCCAGATCTTCGAAGGAGACAAAGCCCGCTGCAGCTCCGGCCGTCGTCCGCACTGATTCGGGGATTGTAATCGAACCCGTTTACAACCCGGTTCCGTTCGATTATGAGTCGAGGCTCGGATCCCCGGGGGAGTACCCCTTTACGCGTGGAATCTATCCCACCATGTATCGCGGGAGACTCTGGACAATGCGCCAGTATGCCGGATTCGGGAGCGCCCGGGAGGCGAACCAGCGGTACCGCTACCTTCTCGGCCACGGAACGACGGGGTTGTCGGTCGCTTTCGACCTGCCGACTCAGATGGGGTACGACTCCGATCACCCGATGGCTGACGGGGAGGTGGGAAACGTGGGGGTCGCGATCGATTCGCTGGAGGATATGGAGGCGCTCTTCGAAGGTATCCGCCTGGATGCGATCACGACCTCGATGACGATCAATTCAACTGCCGCGATCCTGTTGTGCATGTACGTGGCCCTCGCGAAGAAACAGGGCGCCGACCTCACAAAGCTTTCGGGCACGGTTCAGAACGACATCCTTAAAGAGTATATCGCGCGGGGCACCTACATCTATCCGCCTGTGCCCTCGATGCGGCTCGTTACCGACATTTTCACCTGGTGCCGGGACCATCTTCCAAAGTGGAACACGATCTCGATCAGCGGCTATCACATCAGGGAGGCGGGCGCGACGGCGGTTCAGGAGCTGGCGTTCACCTTCTCCAACGCCATAGCGTACGTCCAGGCCGCGCTCGACTCCGGGCTGGAGATCGATACGTTCGGACCGCAGTTGTCGTTTTTCTTCAACGCCCACAATAACCTGTTCGAGGAGATCGCGAAATTCCGTGCGGCGCGCCGGCTCTGGGCGCACATCATGAAAGACCGTTTCAAGGCAATCAACCCGGAGACGATGAAGCTGCGATTCCACGCCCAAACGGGAGGTTCGACCCTGACGGCCCAGCAGATCGATAATAATGTCGTCAGAGTCTCCCTGCAGGCCATGGGGGCGGTGCTCGGAGGTTGTCAGTCCCTTCACACAAACGGCAGGGATGAAGCGCTTTCCCTTCCGTCCGAGGAGGCGGCCCGTCTTGCCCTCAGGACTCAGCAAATCATCGCTCGGGAAACCGGCGTCACGAACACGGTAGATCCCCTCGGCGGTTCGTATTTTCTCGAAGAGCTGACCGATGCGGTGGAAAGGGGTGCGGTGGAATACATCGCCAGGGTCGACGCAATGGGAGGCGCCGTGAAGGCGATCGAGCAGCAGTTCTATCAAAACGAAATCGCGGAGAGTGCCTACCGCCACCAGAAAGAAGTCGAGGCGAAGCAGAAGGTGGTCGTCGGCGTGAATGAATTCGTCGTGCCGGAGGGGGGCGGAGCGGGAGCCCGAAGGTCCAACGAAGAGGTGCAATTTCGGCAAATCGAGAGCGTCCGGTCCGTCCGCTCGAGGAGGGATCCCTCGAAGGTGGCCTCAACGCTCCGGGGATTGGAACGGGCGGCCCGCGGAGATGAAAATGTCATCCCGCACATTCTCGCTTCAGTAGAAGCGCTCGCAACTCTGGGAGAGATCTCGGATCTCCTCCGGGGCGCCTGGGGGGAATACGGTCACTGA
- a CDS encoding protein kinase — protein sequence MIGRTISHYEILEKLGEGGMGVVYKARDQRLNRIVAVKFLPENLLQFTDALERFQQEAEAISALNHPHIATIFEMDDIEGRKFLVLEYLGGGTLKSAIKTLHLSGKELPLKDVIEYGVQAAEGLGHAHQRGIVHRDVKTDNMMLTEDGKVKITDFGLARLRGAAHLTRTGSTVGTAAYMSPEQIQGEEVDHRSDLFSFGVVLYELTTGRLPFRGEHEAAISYAIVNEAPAPAGSLRQGLSRPLEQVIERCLEKDRQIRYQSAGEIAEDLRGILTGSQEMGKVSSGFSRRARVAVGTILVACAIAATLFLQRTRPAPAVENSLAVLPFRNMNQDIELEYFSDGMTEDIITSLSKIANLRVISRTSAMRFKNTEKSMKEVARDLNVSALLQGSVRRSGNRVRIGAQLISAGEDENIWAETYDRELTDVFEIQSQISREIAAALKLRLDGGVNRGIAHSPTGNPEAYDLYLKGRYQWNKRVPESLLKSVELFRQSAEKDPGYAAASAGLADAYTLIGTFGLQPPAVAFPQARAAAMRALQIDSTLGDAHASLAFVLMYHDWKWDDAEKEFGRAISLNPGNAVAHSWYSMLLTLQGRTREVQIERKKSGDLDPQSPVIRSDLGLESYFQHNYDQAIDDFQGCLKLDPLFVAAYVPLGGAFLQKKMYAEAIDAFQHASMFSQGHPITVAALGYAYALTGRTEDAVSMLDLLIERRAGEYVPPYWIAVVEAGLGRRDAAFDWLQTAFEEKDPSLLYLRFDPALDGLRTDPRFALLVQKVGLGLSGG from the coding sequence ATGATCGGCAGGACTATTTCGCATTATGAGATCCTCGAGAAGTTGGGCGAGGGGGGCATGGGCGTGGTCTATAAAGCCAGGGACCAGAGACTCAACCGCATCGTGGCCGTCAAGTTCCTTCCCGAAAACCTTCTGCAGTTTACCGACGCGCTCGAACGATTTCAACAGGAGGCTGAGGCGATCTCCGCGCTCAACCACCCGCATATCGCAACAATCTTCGAGATGGATGACATAGAGGGGCGAAAGTTCCTCGTTCTCGAATACCTCGGGGGCGGAACGCTCAAGTCTGCGATCAAAACCCTTCACCTCTCCGGCAAGGAACTTCCACTGAAGGATGTCATTGAGTACGGGGTCCAGGCCGCGGAGGGTTTGGGCCATGCTCACCAGCGGGGCATCGTTCATCGCGACGTGAAGACCGATAACATGATGCTGACCGAAGATGGGAAGGTCAAGATCACGGACTTTGGATTGGCGAGGTTGCGGGGAGCCGCCCATTTGACCAGGACAGGAAGCACCGTCGGGACGGCGGCGTACATGTCGCCCGAGCAAATTCAGGGCGAAGAGGTCGATCATCGGTCCGACCTGTTTTCCTTTGGCGTTGTTCTCTACGAGCTCACCACAGGGCGACTTCCGTTTCGCGGCGAGCATGAGGCGGCAATCAGCTATGCCATCGTCAACGAAGCTCCGGCACCGGCCGGGTCGTTGCGTCAGGGTTTGTCGAGGCCGCTCGAACAGGTCATCGAGCGATGCCTGGAAAAGGACAGGCAGATTCGGTATCAGAGTGCCGGCGAGATCGCAGAGGATCTTCGGGGAATACTCACCGGGTCGCAGGAGATGGGGAAGGTGAGTTCCGGATTTTCGAGGCGTGCGCGGGTGGCGGTGGGAACGATCCTGGTGGCCTGTGCCATCGCAGCGACGCTTTTTCTCCAGCGGACCCGGCCCGCACCGGCGGTGGAGAATTCGCTGGCGGTGCTGCCGTTCAGGAACATGAACCAGGACATCGAACTGGAATACTTCAGCGACGGGATGACGGAAGATATCATCACCTCTCTGTCGAAGATCGCAAATCTCAGGGTCATTTCACGCACCTCGGCGATGCGATTCAAAAACACCGAGAAGAGCATGAAGGAGGTTGCAAGGGATCTCAATGTGAGCGCCCTCCTGCAGGGAAGCGTGCGGCGTTCGGGCAACCGTGTCCGGATTGGCGCACAGCTCATTAGCGCCGGGGAGGATGAAAACATCTGGGCGGAAACCTACGATCGTGAATTGACGGATGTCTTCGAAATCCAGAGCCAGATATCCCGGGAAATTGCGGCAGCGCTGAAGTTGAGGCTGGACGGAGGTGTAAACCGGGGGATCGCACACAGCCCCACCGGAAATCCGGAAGCTTACGACCTGTATCTCAAGGGCCGTTACCAATGGAATAAACGAGTGCCGGAGTCTCTGCTCAAGAGCGTGGAATTGTTCCGCCAGTCCGCCGAAAAAGATCCCGGGTACGCCGCCGCCTCGGCGGGTCTGGCCGACGCCTACACGCTGATCGGGACGTTCGGTCTCCAGCCCCCGGCGGTAGCCTTCCCGCAGGCAAGGGCCGCGGCGATGCGGGCGCTGCAGATCGATTCCACGCTTGGGGACGCTCATGCCTCGCTCGCCTTCGTCCTCATGTACCACGACTGGAAATGGGACGACGCGGAAAAGGAATTTGGCAGGGCCATCTCCCTGAACCCGGGGAATGCGGTCGCGCATAGCTGGTATTCGATGCTTCTCACCCTTCAGGGGCGTACCCGGGAGGTGCAGATTGAGCGGAAGAAGTCCGGGGATCTCGATCCCCAATCGCCGGTCATCAGATCGGACCTTGGCCTTGAATCATACTTTCAGCACAACTATGACCAGGCCATCGATGATTTCCAGGGGTGCCTGAAGCTCGACCCTCTCTTTGTGGCGGCGTACGTTCCGCTTGGCGGCGCATTCCTGCAGAAAAAAATGTATGCCGAAGCGATCGACGCGTTTCAACACGCGAGCATGTTTTCACAGGGGCATCCCATTACGGTGGCGGCGCTGGGGTATGCCTACGCTCTGACGGGGAGGACGGAGGACGCGGTGTCGATGCTCGATCTCTTGATCGAGCGCCGCGCCGGGGAGTATGTCCCGCCCTACTGGATCGCGGTGGTCGAAGCGGGTCTGGGGAGGCGCGATGCCGCTTTTGATTGGTTACAAACAGCGTTCGAGGAGAAGGACCCCTCTCTGCTTTACCTGAGATTCGATCCTGCTCTGGATGGTTTGAGAACGGATCCCAGGTTCGCCCTCCTTGTTCAGAAGGTCGGCCTCGGGCTTTCGGGGGGTTAG